From Halostella salina, a single genomic window includes:
- a CDS encoding TIGR00296 family protein, which yields MSQVQSVDLSYEDGARAVELAREAVESYVRNGQREQPGSMRDAFYARTGAFVRLESTRGRGSLRGCSGGYQGDEQLGHVIVDSAIRAASDDSCGSEVTPAELSNLTVSVCAVRNVVLTDDPVSDMELGTHGVAVDDGRDSGWLYPTVPVENDWSEAEYLARVCRKAGLSPDAWQNDDVMVNLFEGQIFREREPEGSTEEL from the coding sequence ATGTCTCAGGTACAGAGCGTCGATCTCTCGTACGAAGACGGCGCGCGAGCGGTGGAACTGGCGCGGGAAGCCGTCGAGTCGTACGTTCGAAACGGACAGCGCGAGCAGCCGGGGAGCATGCGCGACGCGTTCTACGCGCGCACCGGCGCGTTCGTCCGTCTCGAATCGACGCGGGGACGGGGGAGTCTCCGGGGCTGCTCCGGCGGGTATCAGGGCGACGAACAGCTCGGACACGTCATCGTTGACTCCGCCATTCGCGCGGCCAGCGACGACTCCTGTGGCTCCGAGGTCACGCCCGCCGAACTGTCGAACCTCACCGTCTCCGTCTGTGCCGTCCGCAACGTCGTCCTCACGGATGACCCGGTGTCGGACATGGAGCTCGGCACACACGGCGTCGCCGTCGACGACGGCCGCGACAGCGGCTGGCTCTACCCCACGGTCCCCGTCGAGAACGACTGGTCCGAGGCCGAGTACCTCGCCCGGGTCTGCCGGAAGGCCGGCCTCTCCCCGGACGCCTGGCAAAACGACGACGTGATGGTGAACCTGTTCGAGGGACAGATCTTCCGCGAGCGCGAACCGGAAGGAAGCACCGAGGAACTGTAG
- a CDS encoding YihY/virulence factor BrkB family protein has product MSTARSVVTLVRDRNLTFLAASIAYYAFVSLIPLMLLALVVASAVGGQAFADQVVAFLGQYLSGSGQEVVTEALTNAEGRVGASVVSLVALTWSGLKLFRGLDIAFDEVYGDEQQPGLGEQVRDALVVVAAVGAAAVLVIAVAVAYRTVDPAIPFVSVFGSLALVAVLAVAFLPLFYFLPPRRVSLREALPGTVVAAGGWVVLQIGFRVYAGYAATYEAYGYIGGVLLFVTWLYFASIVILLGAAVNVALESVER; this is encoded by the coding sequence GTGTCAACCGCACGTTCGGTGGTGACGCTCGTCCGGGACCGGAACCTCACCTTTCTCGCGGCGAGCATCGCCTACTACGCGTTCGTCTCGCTGATCCCGCTCATGCTGCTCGCGCTGGTCGTCGCCTCGGCGGTCGGCGGGCAGGCGTTCGCCGACCAGGTCGTCGCGTTCCTCGGACAGTACCTCTCCGGCTCCGGCCAGGAGGTCGTGACGGAGGCGCTGACGAACGCCGAGGGCCGGGTCGGCGCGTCGGTGGTCAGCCTCGTCGCGCTGACCTGGAGCGGCCTGAAGCTGTTCCGCGGGCTCGACATCGCGTTCGACGAGGTGTACGGTGACGAACAACAGCCCGGGCTGGGCGAGCAGGTCCGGGACGCGCTCGTCGTCGTCGCGGCGGTCGGCGCGGCCGCGGTGCTGGTGATCGCCGTCGCCGTCGCGTACCGGACGGTCGACCCGGCGATCCCGTTCGTCAGCGTGTTCGGTTCGCTCGCGCTGGTCGCGGTGCTCGCCGTCGCGTTCCTCCCGCTGTTTTACTTCCTGCCGCCGCGGCGCGTGTCGCTCCGGGAGGCCCTTCCCGGGACGGTGGTCGCCGCTGGCGGGTGGGTCGTCCTCCAGATCGGCTTCCGCGTGTACGCCGGCTACGCCGCGACGTACGAGGCGTACGGCTACATCGGCGGGGTGTTGCTGTTCGTCACGTGGCTGTACTTCGCCAGCATCGTGATCCTCCTCGGGGCGGCCGTCAACGTCGCGCTGGAGTCCGTCGAGCGCTGA
- a CDS encoding amidohydrolase family protein, with protein MLELEHRFRVVDVHARLNPDDMSAVRGRAISPDKLEREMHQAGVVRSVVFPSSADDRSYLQANNAVARLSVERPFVAFARINGPRTPGESAGARLRNLTASRDDSHTSPEDVEQYAYDDRFYGFKINPGTDGLPDEDVLDELDDVGLPVLVHGGESCPPEVVADELLDRSFPVILAHFGGHPLDRGLMDEAIDLLGEYDGYYLDTSFVRYREQLERALLEHPDRVMFGSGAPSAHPNVGVMEILTLDVSEDKMRRAFSKNAVRVVDALAPESER; from the coding sequence ATGCTGGAGCTGGAACACCGGTTCCGCGTGGTCGACGTGCACGCGCGGCTGAATCCGGACGACATGTCGGCGGTCCGCGGCCGGGCCATCTCGCCGGACAAGCTGGAGCGCGAGATGCACCAGGCGGGCGTCGTCCGCTCGGTCGTGTTCCCGAGTTCCGCCGACGACCGGAGCTACCTGCAGGCGAACAACGCCGTCGCCCGGCTCTCCGTCGAGCGACCGTTCGTCGCCTTCGCCCGGATCAACGGGCCGCGGACGCCCGGCGAGTCGGCCGGTGCGCGGCTGCGCAACCTCACCGCCTCGCGCGACGACAGCCACACCTCCCCGGAAGACGTCGAGCAGTACGCCTACGACGACCGCTTCTACGGGTTCAAAATAAACCCCGGCACCGACGGCCTCCCCGACGAGGACGTGCTGGACGAACTCGACGACGTGGGGCTGCCGGTGCTGGTCCACGGCGGCGAGTCCTGCCCGCCCGAGGTCGTCGCGGACGAACTGCTCGACCGCTCGTTCCCGGTCATCCTCGCGCACTTCGGCGGCCACCCGCTCGACCGCGGGCTGATGGACGAGGCGATAGACCTGCTCGGCGAGTACGACGGCTACTACCTCGACACGAGCTTCGTCCGGTACCGCGAACAGCTGGAGCGTGCCCTGCTCGAACACCCCGACCGCGTCATGTTCGGCAGCGGCGCGCCCTCGGCTCACCCGAACGTCGGCGTCATGGAGATACTGACGCTCGACGTCTCCGAGGACAAGATGCGCCGTGCGTTCTCGAAGAACGCGGTCCGCGTGGTCGACGCCCTCGCGCCCGAGAGCGAGCGATAG